The DNA window TGCGTCAGGTGCGTGCCGATGCCGAAGGCCAGCTGGGCGCGGCCATGGAAGAGCCGGTACAGATCGATCACGCGGTCGACGGTCAGTGCGTCGCTGAAGACCAGCGTTTTGGTGCGCGGGTCGATACGGTGCTGCTGGTAGTGCGCGATGAGCGCCTCGCCCCAGGCCACCGGGTCGCCCGAGTCGTGCCGGGCGCCGTCGAACAGTTTGCAGAAGTACAGATCGAAGTCGCGCAGGAAGGCCTGCAGGCCGTAGACGTCCGACAGCGCGATGCCGAGGTCGCCGCGGTATTCCTGCGCCCAGGTCTCGAGGGCGAAGGTCTGGCTGTCGCGCAGGCGCGGGCCCAGCGCCTGGCAGGCCTGCAGGTACTCGTGCGCCATGGTGCCCAGTGGCGTGAGCCCGTGGCGCATGGCGTACATCACATTGCTGGTGCCCGCCAACTGCGCGCCGAGGCTGCTTTTGAGCGTGCGCAGAACCTCGTCGTGCCAGTGCTTCGAATAGCGCCGGCGCGTGCCGTAGTCGGCGATGCGCACGCCCTCCAGGCCGGGCTGCCGCAAGGCGGCCGCCTTGCCCCGCAGGCGCCTGCGGCCAAGATCCAGATCCGGCGCGGGCACGGCGTGGCGAAAGTACACCTCGTTGACGATGGCCAGCAGCGGCACCTCGAACAGGATGGTGTGCAGCCACGGCCCGTGGATACGCAATTCGATGCCGCCGGTCTCGCGCCCCGCCGCGTCGCGCGCCGGCGCCAGAACGATGGCCTTGCGGTTGAGCTGGAACAAGCCGAGGAAGTCGATGAAATCGCTCTTGATGAAGCGCAGGCCGCGCAGGTAATCCAGTTCGTCCGCACGAAACCGCAGGCTGCACAGATGGGCGATTTCACGCTCGATGGCGTCGATGTGCCGCGCCAGGTCCAGCCCCGGCGTGCGACAGGTGAAGCGGTATTCCACCTGGGCCGCCGGAAAGTGATGCAGCGCCACCTGCATCATGGTGAACTTGTACAGGTCGGTGTCGAGCAGCGAGTCGATGATCATGGCTGCGGGCGCGGCGCCTCGGGCTGCCGGGGCGCGCGGCCCGGCTCCGGCTCGCGCGCATCCGCTTCGGCGGTTTGGGCCATGCCGGCCGGCGCCCGGCGCTGGTGGTTCAACCCCTTGCGCCTGAGCCCGGCGGCCCATAGCAGGCGCAGTTGCGCGCGTTCGCGCTGCCGTGCCGCCGCGCCGCACGGCAGCTTGCTGGCACGCTCGAGCAAGCCCAGGGCGAGCCGGCTCTGGGTGTCGAGCAGCGCATCGCGCGGCTGCACGTCCAGCGGCCGCCCCGCGCCGGGCAGGTGGTCGAACGCGCCGTCCAGGAGGGCCTGGGCGATGCGGGCCGCGCCGATCCACGCCAGCGCGTTCATGCCAGGAATCTCGCGAATTCGGATACCGGAACGCGCTCGGTCACCAGGGTGTTTTCAATCGCCACCGGGTCCGCCCAGCCCAGCGACATGCCGCACACCACCTGCTGCTGCGGGCCCAGGCCTAGTTCGTCCTCGATGATGCGATGGAACTGGCAGAACGCCGCCTGCGGGCAGGTGTCGAGCCCGCGCGCCCGCGCCGCGACCATGATGTTCTGCAGGAACATGCCGTAGTCCAGCCAACTGCCCAGCTCCATGATGCGGTCGATGGTGAAGATCAGCCCCACGGGGGCATCGAAGAACAGGTAGTTGCGCCGGTGCTGGGCGTGCATCGCCGCCTTGTCGCCCTTGGCGATGCCCAGCAGACCGTACAAGTCCCAGCCCACCTTGCGGCGGCGGTCGATGTAGGGCGACACCCATTGCCGCGGGTAGTAGGCGTATTCCTCGGTGTGCTGCGCTTCCTGCGCGGGATCGTCGTAGGCGGCGGCGAGGCGCGCGCTCAGGCGCTGGCGCGCCGCGCCGGTGAGCACGTGCACCTGCCAGGGCTGGGTGTTGGTGCCGGAGGGCGCGCGCGCGGAGACTTGCAAGATGGCTTCGATCGTTGCGCGCGACACCGGCGTGGGCAGGAAGCGGCGGATGGAGCGGCGGCTGGTGATGGCGGCGTCCACCGAGGCCGCGCCAGGGAACTCCGTGGCATCGGCATCCGCCGTCGTGGGCATGCTGGGCTTGATCATGCGGAAAAGTGTATTGCCCGGCCGGGGAATGTGCCGCCGCGCTGAAAGCGCCACCGACCCAGCGCTTGCGGGCACGTGGCCGCCCGCATGTTGCGGCGCGACAGTGCAATCTCCCGGTTTTCTCGTGCCCAAGCGGAAAAACCGCTTCCGCAAACATGGGATTGCCACCCAATCGAAAGACGCAATCTGTTGTTTTATATGGATTTTTTATGGTGCACCGACTTTTTGTTGCGACGCAACAAAAAAGGGCTTGACAAGTCAACTTCGCGATCTAGAATTGCCCTTGTGCGCTGCACCAATATGCATGCCGGGAACAGAGGCCAGTGTCATGAAAATGACTTGGCACCCAGTCAAAATCGTGCATGCTGTCCTGTTAACTTTGGAAGTCTAGGAGCCCATGATGATGACCCCCGAGCAAATGATCGCCGCGCAAAAGTCCCAACTCGAAGCCATGTTTGCCCTGACCGGCAAGGCTGTCGATGGCTTGGAGAAAATGGTTGAGCTGAATATGCAAACCATGAAAACCGCCATGCACGAAACCTCCGAGGCCGCCATGGCCGCCTTGTCCGTGAAAGACATTCAGGAACTGGTCGCGATGCAGCCGGGCATGGCCCAGCCCATGGCCGAGAAGATGTTGTCCTACTCGCACCACCTGTATGAAATTGCCTCGGGCACGCAGGCTGAATTCGCCAAGGCCATCGAAGCCAACGCCGCTGAAGCGCACAAGAAAATGCAGGCGCTGGTCGACACGGCCGTGAAGAACGCCCCTGCCGGCACCGAAACCGCCGTGGCCATGATGAAAAGCGCCATGAGCGCCGCCAACAGCGCCTACGACACCGTGCAAAAAGCCAGCAAGCAGGCTGCCGAAGTGGTGGAAGCCAACTTCAACACCGTGACCAACACGGCGATGAAGGCCGCCCAAACCAGCTCACGCGGCAAGCGCACGGCCTGAGCCAGAGCCGCACCGACCATCGAACGCTTCAGGGTTGGCGCGCAACACCGCCGCCCTGGGATGAACAAGATTCAAGAGGGGTGGCGCTGCGCTTGCTCGCATGTTTTCAACCGCACAGTCAACCTGACCACACAGAATTCAGTCGTTGAACCGTTTGTCTCCTCGGTACTTCCAAGTACCTTTTAAGCCGGTCGTTCTGACCGGCTTTTTTTATGGGCGCGAGGATGCAACCGGCTGTCCGCTCAATCCCGAGGCAGACATGACAATAGCGCGGACTGCCCCGCAACCTGGCCTTGAAGGACACCATGATCGAGCCCCTGCTATTGACCACGGCCCGCGTTTCCACGTTCGACAACGACCGGGCGCTGACTGGCGCGAGCGGCTTCCTGTTCGAGCGCGACGCGCACCTGTTTCTGGTCACCAGCCGCCATGTGGTGATCGACAAGCCGAGCAAACACTTCCCCAATCGCATCGAGATCGAACTGCATACCGATGCAGACAACCTCACGCGTTCGACGGCGCTCTCGGTGCTGCTGTACCGCGACGGCAAGTCCGTCTGGCGCCAGGGATGCGATGCCGCCGGCGAGATCGACGTGGCGGTGATCGAACTCGACCGCTCGGCGCTGCCAGAGTCTGTTGTGCTGCGCTGCTTCACGCCCGAACATCTGCCCAGCTCGCTCGAAGCCGTGGAGGTGGGAAGCTCGCTGCTGATCGTCGGTTTCCCGCTGGGCTTTCACGACACGCTGCATCACCTGCCGGTGGTGCGCCAGGCGGTGATTGCCTCCTCCTTCGGCATGCGGTTCCAGGGCCAGGGCTATTTCCTCACCGATGGGCGCACGCACCGCGGCACCAGCGGCGCGCCCGTGGTGATGCGCAACACGGACGGCGACGCCGAGTTGCCGTGGACCCTTCTGGGCGTGCACTCCATGCGCATCGACATGCGCGGACGCGATTTGCAACTCGACGAATCGCTCGGCTTGAACTGCGCCTGGTACGCCGACATCCTGCTGACACTGACGGCACCTGAAGCGCAAGACCTCTTGCCCGACGACGAAGGCGCGAGTGCAGCGGCCGACGCGAACTTGGCCACGGGTGGGACTTGACACCAGCCAGCCGCAGCGCCCGGCTACGGCTGAGAGCTGGCTCAGGTCATGCAGGAGGTGGCCTAATCACGCCGCCCGCTGCGTGCGGCTGTCAAGCTCGGTGAGCAGCGCCAGCATGGCCTCGGTCAAGGGCATGGCGATGCCGGCGCGCCGGGCCAGTTCCACCGGGGCGCCGAGCAGGGGCTGCACTTCCAGCGGCCGGCCGCGCTCCAGGTCTTGCAGGGTGGAGGGCTTGACCGGGCCGATGCCGCGGCCGATGGCAATGCGCTTCTCGGCATCCACCTGCGGGTCGCAGCCATAGGCGCGGGTGAGCGCGATCAGCTCCTGCATGACGCCACGCACCAGGTCGAGCAGGCCAGGGCTGGCGCAAATCTGGTCCATGCGCGCGCGGGTGAGCGCGGCCACCGGGTTGAACGAGGCGTTGCCGATGAGCTTCATCCAGATGGCGTCGCGAATGCGCGCGGTGGGTTTGGGGTCGCATCCGGCTTCGCGCAACGCGGCGGCGAGCGCTTCCACGCGCGGACTCAAACCCGCCGTCCCCTGCGCTGGATGGGCAGGCTCGCCGATGACGTAACGGTACTGGCCGTTGGCCTTGATGACACCCGGCGCCGTGACCTCGGACGCGCTATGCACCACGCAGCCGACGATGTGCGCGAGGTCGAGCGCGCCGGCCATGCTGCCGTCCGGGTCGAGGCAGGCGATGCGCGCAGCGCTGCCGTCGGCCGCCAGCGCCTGCGGGCTGGTGTCGCCGTGGAAATACCACCAGGGCAGACCGTTGATCGCCGGCAGCACCACGGTGTCCTGCTGCAGCATGCTGCCAAGGCGTGGCAGCAGCGGGGCAATCTGGTGGGCCTTCATGCCCAGCACGATCAAGTCTTGCGGGCCGAAATCTTCGGGTCGGTCGCTGGCTTGCAGCTGCGCCGTCTCGTCGCCAGCCGGGTCTTGCAAACGCAGACCCCGGGCGCGTATGGCCTGCAGATGCGCGCCGCGCGCGACCACACCCACCGCATGCCCGGCCCGCGCCAGCTTCACCGCAAGGCTGCCGCCCACCGCTCCCGCGCCCACCACCACAACCCGCATCGCCATGCTCCCGTCACGCGCTTTCGCCTGTTCGCGCATCCATTCGTCCCGGCACCCAATCCGTCGCCGGTTGGTTCTGCCGTCCTGCCGCATGGTAGGAGTTGCCGTCCCGGTTCGCCGACTCCTTGCCATGGTTGCACTACCCCATAGGCGCGGCGATGGACGCAAAGTTTTTCCATCGCCACGACCCCGGGCACGGAAAAAATACCGCACTGGCCCTAACTGGCTGTTGAAATACCTCGGTCACGGCTGGCGCCATAGAAAAAACCCATGACCAACCGATAAAGGCGGCCTTTTCTGCATCTTTGCCGACCTTCAAGCGCTCCCGAGTGCCATGGCGATAGGTTCAAACGATAGCTCGAAGTCCCGAAAACAGTATTTCAACAACCTGCTAACGAGGCTGTGCAAAAACCCCAAGTCCAGCCGCTGGCTGGCGCATGAGCGTGGGCGTTCGGATGTCCAAGGCCTCGGCCCTCCTCATCTCGTTTTTGGTTGATCTTCCCGTCAGTTCGGGCCCGCAGTACTCATTCTGGCACCGAACCGGGCCTGCCTATGCTCGCTATGTCTTCAGATCGTACCCGGCCAGTTTCTCGATGTTGTGCACCAGGCAGTACAGCCGCCACTGCACGCCGACCTTCTGCCGCCCGCGCAGCGTGAACCGGTTCAACCGCTTGTTGTGCCGGATGTTGCCGAACACCGGCTCCACCGTGCCGATGCGCCGGCTGTAGCGCCTTCTTCCCTCCGGGCTATCGATGCGGTGCTTCATGGCTTCGAGCACCTCGTTCGCACTGGCCTGTTGCTTCTTAAAGATCGCCACCTGTCGCACCGCCGTGCGCTGCGGATGGCGCAGGCATCGGTGTCTTTGCTCGCAGGGCCCGCAGCCGCTTTTGCTGCCGGTGTACTTGTGGCAGCTTCGCCCGTTGATCGTGCAGCCGCTGCCGTTGCTGTAGAGCTTCTGGCCCGCCGGGCAGATGCAGTGACTGGCGTCTTCGGTCACGCGGAAGTCCTCGGGCCGGTACAGCCGGATCGTTCCCTCTTTGCCCTGACCTTCCAAGCGCTCATCGCGCTGTCGCATCTGGTTGTCTGCGATCAGTGCCTCGATGCCTTGCTCAGCCAGCGCCTGCAGGTTCTCGCTGCTGTGGTCGCCGGCATCGGCCGTGATCAGCGTGTCCTGGTTTCTCACCGCTTCGCTGGCCTGGACCATGGGCAGTAGCATGGCCTGCTCCGAGCCTGAGCCGATGACCTCGGCCGCCACGATGATCTGGTGCTCGCTGTCCACCGCGGCTTGGGCCGCATAGCCCTGGATCACGCCTTTGCCAGTGGCCATCTTGGCGCTGTCGGGGTCGGTGACGTTGGTCTTGAGCTCCTGGCCCTTGCGGTTGAGTCGGGGAGCGCTGCGGGCGATGAAGTCGCGCGTGGCCTGCGCTTCCTTGCGCAGCGCGTCGATGCGGCTCTGTCGTTGTCTGTCCAAGCCCGGCTCATCCCCGCTGGCGTCTTGCCGTTGGTGGGCTTGGATGATCTTGCGCGCGGCCTTGTCCAGCCGATCGGCCCGGTGCGCCAGTTCGGCGTGGGTGCCGCTGCGTTCTTTGCTAGCGTTGGCTGGCAGCTTGACGCCGTCGATGGCGAACATCTGCCGCCCGATCAGGCCCAGCCGGTCGCAGGTGAGCAGCACCTGCGTGAACAAGGCCTGAATGTCGTCACCGAGCTCGCGCACGAACTTGGCGATGTGGGTGTAGCTGGGTTGGCTGTCGCCGCTGAGCGCGATGAATTGCACGTTGTGCAGGCAGGCCGCTTCGATGCGTCGGCTGCTGATCAAACCCCGGCTGTAGGCCAGCAGCACGATCTTGAGCATGACGCGGGGGTCGTAGGCGCTGGCGCCGGTCTCGTCGTTGCGAAAGCGCGCATCGAGAGCGCTGAGGTCGAGTTCGTGGTCGATCAGGTGATCGAGCGCGAATTCAAAGCTGCCGGGCTGGATCTGCTCGCTCAGCACCACCGGCAGGAGCCGGGGATTGCGGTCGATCTGTTTGTATCTCGCCATGTCCTGCTCTCCTGCATTGAGCGTTTCGACATCGACTCTTTAGCGTGCAGCTTGTTCCAGGTCGGCGGGTGTTTTTGCACAGCCTCAACGTCTGACATAACCGGCGCCAGCGGCCTTATCGCTGGCGTCCGGGTTGATGGATGGGTTGGGCGTCACCGTTCGAAGTGACACGGCGTACTACTTCCGTTGCGCCCAGTAGCCAGGGCGCCGCCTGTGATGCGCCACGGCGAGAATTCGAAGCTCCTCTGCGGTGACCTGATAGATAATGCTATATGGAAACCGACGGAGGATATATCTCCGGCGAGTGCCTCGAAACACAGCACCGAGCAAAGGATTAGCCAGAACGAGATTGGCCGTTCGTTCAAACTCAGTCACAAACGCGAGACCAAGCCCGACATCCGCCTTCAGCGTATAGAACGCGGCTGCGTCGTGCAGTTCGGTGAGCGCCGATGGAGAAACGACGAGCTTCACTTCAGCGCTGCACGGACCTGTGCAAGTGCGTCAGCAATCGGAATGACTTGTACCGCTCCACTCTCGATGTCAGCAATTCTGCGCTCCGTTTCAACGGCCCACGCCTCCTCAATCTCGGCATCTTCGTCGAGACTGGCGAGCAATAGCTGGGCGAAAGCTGCGCGTTCACCGGCTGTTAGTTTCAGGGCTTCGGCTTCGAGGAATTCGAGTTGATTTCCCATGGCAAATGCCTCCGTAGAGATAATAAAAATTGTACCGCAAACTTGGTGCTGAGTGATGGAGACGCCCAACGTGGAGCTAAGGGCTGCGCGCTTTTGCGCAGTCCCTCTCGACTGACGGGTTGGGCTGCTTTCTGCAACGATTATTTCGCTTTACCAATTGGCACCTGGATTGACGGCAATTTCGCTTAACTTTCCTCAAGCCAGTTGCTTGCCGATTGTCTGTGATACGGCGCGCCCAATCGATAATAGATATTACCTCGGATATTTCTGTGTCGGAGTATGCGTCCAAAATATATCGGCGACCGTTGTAGATTTTGTTTGCGAGATTTGGCGCAAAGCTATAGAGAAGTGGGCCAGCGCGGTCAAACAAAACGAAGTGCTCAAATTCTATTATCGCAGCACGACGATTACTTCCACCGTACTTGCGCTTGGGGCCAATGCCAACCCATGTGATTTTTCTGTCTATCCTAAATCCGTGAGCTCGGGCATGCGGAATTTTCATAAGTTGTTGATGCATAATGGTTTATTCGATAAAATGACCCCTTTGTCTTCTCACCCAGCGGGTGAACGTTCCGGGGTATGGCATGGGGTTTGGATTTCGCGTCAAGCAACTCGACTATGACCTGACGCCGGTGGCCGGTCTGGCCCTTGTCGGTCATCACCTCAAGCGCCTCGATCCTCTGTTCAAACGCCTGGATGCCCAGTGGCCTTGCCGCGGCGGACTGCCGCCCAGCACACTGATGCGCAGCTATGTTGGCTTGCTCGCGCAGAGCAAGAGCGACTTCGATGCCATCGAAGGCTTTCGAGGCGATCGTTTCTTCCAGGAGGCGCTGGGTCTGGTGGGTGTGCCGTCCTCGCCCACCCTGCGCCAGCGCCTGGATGCGCAGGCCGCCCTGTGGTTTGACTTCACCTCCCAGGCGATTGAAGCGCTGCTGCGCAAGAGCCAACCGGACTATGGTCTTTTGCCTTGCGGTCATGTGCCGCTGGACATCGACACCTTCGCGATGGACAACTCGGGCACAGCCAAGGATGGGGTGAGCCGCACCTACGCGGGGGTCGATGGCTACTGCCCGCTGGCGGCCTACCTGGGCACGCATGGGTTTTGCCTGGAGTTCGCCCTACGTCCGGGCGCGCAGCACTCGGCTTCGGAGACGACCTACAACCTCGAGACGGCCGTGCCCATGGCGCAGCGCCTGTCGACCGCAGGCCCCAAGGCGCCGATTCTCGTGCGCATGGATGCGGGGTTTTGCTCGGCCGCCTTGATGGCCGACATGCAGCGCTGCAACAGGCCAGGACTGCCCCGGGTCGATGTTCTGATCAAGTGGAATCCCCGCAAGACCGATCCTCTGGAGGTCTTGCGACGGCAGGAACTGGAAGGGGGTTTGTTGTGGCAGCATCCGCGCGCAGGCAAGCGCGTGGCGGTTTGGGAGGTGGCCGTGCAGGTCGAAGGCATCGCCCATCGCCTGCGCCGCATTGTGCGCATCACGGAGCGCACCGTCGATGCCCGTGGCCAGCAGTTTTTGGTCCCCGAGATCATCTTGGAGGGCTGGACGACAAGCTTGCCCAAGGCCATCAGCGCCGAGGCGATCATCGACCTGTACGCCGGGCACGCTACGCACGAGCAGTTCCATGCGGAATTCAAAACCGACATGGATCTGGAGCGACTGCCCTCGGGGAAGTTCGACACGAACGATCTTGTCTGCCAGCTTGCGGCCCTGACGATGAACGTGCTGCGCCTCATGGGGCAGCAAGGGCTGCTGGGGCCGCATGCACCGGTGCGCCATGCGGCCAGGCGACGGCGTCTGAAGACTGTGATCCAGGAACTTGTCATCCGCGCAGCACGCGTGATCAACCATGGCGGGCGGCTGTGGTTGGGACTGGGCGCCAACGACAAGGCAGCCCGTGCCTTTTGCGATCTGCATGCGCAGTTCGCCGCCAGCGGCTGAAGACGCAGTCCAAGCTTTCCCAGCACCCCAAGACGCTGGCCACAAGGGCTCAGCGGGGGAACGGCTGCGCGCAACCCACCCGAAATGACCGATCAAGGGGGCCGATCGTTCGCGCACAGCCCCACAGCCCCCTTCGACACGGCGCTCGAACCGTGAACCTGCGGGAAATCGGGAAAATCGGGCCGTCACAATCAGCTTTCAAGTCGATGGATTATCGGAAGTCACGGATTCAGGTTCTATGTCATGGCTTTTTGCTTCCCATCCAGTACCACCTACACCAATGACAGCATCGTAGCGATAGCCGCGAACCCGACCCATGCAATCGTTGATTCCGAAACGACCAAATTCATCCGGGTCGCCAACATGAGTTCGCTTGTAGGTCAGTATGCGCATATGTGAACTTTCAAGATGCCCAGCGTCTGAATTAACCGGATGCCCGCTTGCGGGCAGTCCGGTTGAATGATGGGTTGGGCCTGGTTGTGGAAGAAGAAACGGCAGCACAGCGACTGTGTTTGTAGAAGGAGACACTGCGGCGCTGTTTGCCAAGAACACCGGCTTGCGGCGCGCAAGGCGCGTTGTGATCGCGCGTTCTTGCGGAGAGCAAACCGAAGCCACGTTGAAGCGTGCCGCAAACGGATGCGGCGGTGAACGAAGGGGAAGGTGGCAACGTTACCGCCCAGGGCAGCGACTTGCCGTCACTGCCGAGGAAGCGATTGTGCTTCAAATTGTTCAGGTGCAAGAACATGGATTTGTCTTTGCCCAACGTAATGTAGATCGTCGGATAAACCGGGCATCCCAGGATATCCGACGGGATAAGCACAATGACTCAAGAACGCGCTCAGCGCATCGCAAGGCTGCTGCCCGCTTGACAGCAGCCGTTCCAGGCCAAATACTGTATGCGCATACAGCCAGCGGTGACGCCATGAACCCTGTCATCTATCTCCCCCAATCGAAGCGCCTGCTGGAGCAGGTGAGCGAGGTTTTGCGGTACAAGCACTATAGCCTCAAGACCGAGCAAGCCTATGTGTATTGGGTTCGCTTTTTCGTCCGGTGGAGCGGGCACGGCGGGCAGTTGCGACATCCTCGCGACATGGGCGCCGCGGAAGTGACGCAGTTTCTCACCATGCTGGCCAATGAGCGTCGGGTCTCAGTGTCC is part of the Thiomonas sp. X19 genome and encodes:
- a CDS encoding IS1380-like element ISCARN34 family transposase, which translates into the protein MGFGFRVKQLDYDLTPVAGLALVGHHLKRLDPLFKRLDAQWPCRGGLPPSTLMRSYVGLLAQSKSDFDAIEGFRGDRFFQEALGLVGVPSSPTLRQRLDAQAALWFDFTSQAIEALLRKSQPDYGLLPCGHVPLDIDTFAMDNSGTAKDGVSRTYAGVDGYCPLAAYLGTHGFCLEFALRPGAQHSASETTYNLETAVPMAQRLSTAGPKAPILVRMDAGFCSAALMADMQRCNRPGLPRVDVLIKWNPRKTDPLEVLRRQELEGGLLWQHPRAGKRVAVWEVAVQVEGIAHRLRRIVRITERTVDARGQQFLVPEIILEGWTTSLPKAISAEAIIDLYAGHATHEQFHAEFKTDMDLERLPSGKFDTNDLVCQLAALTMNVLRLMGQQGLLGPHAPVRHAARRRRLKTVIQELVIRAARVINHGGRLWLGLGANDKAARAFCDLHAQFAASG
- the phaP gene encoding TIGR01841 family phasin (Members of this family are phasins (small proteins associated with inclusions such as PHA granules). Note that several different families of phasins have been named PhaP despite very little sequence similarity to each other.) — protein: MMTPEQMIAAQKSQLEAMFALTGKAVDGLEKMVELNMQTMKTAMHETSEAAMAALSVKDIQELVAMQPGMAQPMAEKMLSYSHHLYEIASGTQAEFAKAIEANAAEAHKKMQALVDTAVKNAPAGTETAVAMMKSAMSAANSAYDTVQKASKQAAEVVEANFNTVTNTAMKAAQTSSRGKRTA
- a CDS encoding ketopantoate reductase family protein, which translates into the protein MAMRVVVVGAGAVGGSLAVKLARAGHAVGVVARGAHLQAIRARGLRLQDPAGDETAQLQASDRPEDFGPQDLIVLGMKAHQIAPLLPRLGSMLQQDTVVLPAINGLPWWYFHGDTSPQALAADGSAARIACLDPDGSMAGALDLAHIVGCVVHSASEVTAPGVIKANGQYRYVIGEPAHPAQGTAGLSPRVEALAAALREAGCDPKPTARIRDAIWMKLIGNASFNPVAALTRARMDQICASPGLLDLVRGVMQELIALTRAYGCDPQVDAEKRIAIGRGIGPVKPSTLQDLERGRPLEVQPLLGAPVELARRAGIAMPLTEAMLALLTELDSRTQRAA
- a CDS encoding serine protease → MIEPLLLTTARVSTFDNDRALTGASGFLFERDAHLFLVTSRHVVIDKPSKHFPNRIEIELHTDADNLTRSTALSVLLYRDGKSVWRQGCDAAGEIDVAVIELDRSALPESVVLRCFTPEHLPSSLEAVEVGSSLLIVGFPLGFHDTLHHLPVVRQAVIASSFGMRFQGQGYFLTDGRTHRGTSGAPVVMRNTDGDAELPWTLLGVHSMRIDMRGRDLQLDESLGLNCAWYADILLTLTAPEAQDLLPDDEGASAAADANLATGGT
- a CDS encoding type II toxin-antitoxin system RelE/ParE family toxin, which codes for MKLVVSPSALTELHDAAAFYTLKADVGLGLAFVTEFERTANLVLANPLLGAVFRGTRRRYILRRFPYSIIYQVTAEELRILAVAHHRRRPGYWAQRK
- a CDS encoding IS1182 family transposase, giving the protein MARYKQIDRNPRLLPVVLSEQIQPGSFEFALDHLIDHELDLSALDARFRNDETGASAYDPRVMLKIVLLAYSRGLISSRRIEAACLHNVQFIALSGDSQPSYTHIAKFVRELGDDIQALFTQVLLTCDRLGLIGRQMFAIDGVKLPANASKERSGTHAELAHRADRLDKAARKIIQAHQRQDASGDEPGLDRQRQSRIDALRKEAQATRDFIARSAPRLNRKGQELKTNVTDPDSAKMATGKGVIQGYAAQAAVDSEHQIIVAAEVIGSGSEQAMLLPMVQASEAVRNQDTLITADAGDHSSENLQALAEQGIEALIADNQMRQRDERLEGQGKEGTIRLYRPEDFRVTEDASHCICPAGQKLYSNGSGCTINGRSCHKYTGSKSGCGPCEQRHRCLRHPQRTAVRQVAIFKKQQASANEVLEAMKHRIDSPEGRRRYSRRIGTVEPVFGNIRHNKRLNRFTLRGRQKVGVQWRLYCLVHNIEKLAGYDLKT
- a CDS encoding addiction module protein codes for the protein MGNQLEFLEAEALKLTAGERAAFAQLLLASLDEDAEIEEAWAVETERRIADIESGAVQVIPIADALAQVRAALK
- a CDS encoding DnaJ family domain-containing protein; its protein translation is MNALAWIGAARIAQALLDGAFDHLPGAGRPLDVQPRDALLDTQSRLALGLLERASKLPCGAAARQRERAQLRLLWAAGLRRKGLNHQRRAPAGMAQTAEADAREPEPGRAPRQPEAPRPQP
- the pncB gene encoding nicotinate phosphoribosyltransferase, which codes for MIIDSLLDTDLYKFTMMQVALHHFPAAQVEYRFTCRTPGLDLARHIDAIEREIAHLCSLRFRADELDYLRGLRFIKSDFIDFLGLFQLNRKAIVLAPARDAAGRETGGIELRIHGPWLHTILFEVPLLAIVNEVYFRHAVPAPDLDLGRRRLRGKAAALRQPGLEGVRIADYGTRRRYSKHWHDEVLRTLKSSLGAQLAGTSNVMYAMRHGLTPLGTMAHEYLQACQALGPRLRDSQTFALETWAQEYRGDLGIALSDVYGLQAFLRDFDLYFCKLFDGARHDSGDPVAWGEALIAHYQQHRIDPRTKTLVFSDALTVDRVIDLYRLFHGRAQLAFGIGTHLTHDLGHAPAQMVIKMVRCNGQPVAKISDSPGKNQVLDPAYIAYLREVFDIPPQAVLPEAEPEGG
- a CDS encoding nitroreductase, producing MPTTADADATEFPGAASVDAAITSRRSIRRFLPTPVSRATIEAILQVSARAPSGTNTQPWQVHVLTGAARQRLSARLAAAYDDPAQEAQHTEEYAYYPRQWVSPYIDRRRKVGWDLYGLLGIAKGDKAAMHAQHRRNYLFFDAPVGLIFTIDRIMELGSWLDYGMFLQNIMVAARARGLDTCPQAAFCQFHRIIEDELGLGPQQQVVCGMSLGWADPVAIENTLVTERVPVSEFARFLA